One Hermetia illucens chromosome 4, iHerIll2.2.curated.20191125, whole genome shotgun sequence DNA segment encodes these proteins:
- the LOC119656216 gene encoding nuclear speckle splicing regulatory protein 1, translating into MSKKYGLILSGRKKGAEPPKADFTKKSVFGSDDDSEEGPAKPVPTSPGANEKRQARRLQEKALEEDPTIFQYDELYDDIELKRTEEKSKNKETRKPKYINRLLECAERRKLENERRLERMVQKEREKEGEQFADKESFVTGAYRKKLEELRKAEEREQREDYLEAIGDVTKQQDLGGFYRHLYEQKLKIKEGIEDVEEIKDPSGSTPGCVEKEKSSIKPRTYRKRHSSDDNEDNGEAIIKDSISKKAHIQSNIDADSDFSIDESSTDDECGPSKEQPTETLPSSKNAVASAISNRDVEEIETIKELSNGAIKEECGEISSNDEEKEKVALKPVKKEKKDIWKKRTVGDVFDAALRRYYERKAARSG; encoded by the exons ATGTCGAAGAA atatgGATTAATTCTGTCTGGTCGTAAGAAAGGTGCTGAGCCACCAAAAGCAGATTTCACGAAAAAGTCAGTGTTTGGAAGCGATGACGACTCCGAAGAAGGACCAGCGAAACCAGTTCCTACAAGTCCCGGTGCGAACGAGAAACGCCAG GCTCGACGTCTTCAGGAGAAAGCACTTGAGGAAGATCCCACTATTTTTCAATATGACGAGCTGTATGACGACATCGAATTGAAaagaacagaagaaaaatcgaagAATAAGGAGACTCGCAAACCAAAGTATATAAACCGTCTGCTTGAGTGCGCGGAGCGGAGAAAACTGGAGAACGAACGTAGACTTGAACGTATGGTGCAAAAAGAAAGGGAGAAAGAGGGTGAACAATTTGCGGACAAGGAATCTTTCGTAACGGGTGCCTATCGAAAGAAGCTGGAAGAACTTAGAAAAGCAGAGGAACGGGAACAGCGTGAAGATTATCTAGAAGCGATCGGGGATGTAACCAAACAACAGGATCTGGGTGGATTTTACCGACATTTGTATGAGCAAAAGTTGAAAATCAAGGAAGGAATAGAAGACGTGGAAGAAATTAAGGATCCTTCGGGAAGTACTCCAGGGTGCGTTGAAAAAGAAAAGTCCTCCATCAAACCTAGAACATACCGCAAACGCCATTCCTCAGATGATAATGAAGATAATGGAGAAGCGATTATTAAAgattcaatttctaaaaaggCGCATATTCAATCGAATATAGACGCCGATTCAGATTTCAGCATTGACGAGTCTTCGACGGATGATGAGTGTGGTCCATCGAAAGAGCAACCCACGGAAACACTTCCTTCTTCAAAGAACGCGGTTGCTTCTGCTATTTCTAACCGGGACGTTGAGGAAATAGAAACAATAAAAGAACTATCAAATGGGGCAATCAAAGAAGAATGCGGAGAAATTTCAAGCAACGATGAAGAGAAGGAGAAAGTTGCATTGAAGCCGgtaaagaaagagaagaaagatATATGGAAAAAGCGAACGGTTGGTGATGTTTTTGATGCAGCACTTCGAAGATACTACGAGCGGAAAGCGGCGAGAAGTGGTTAG
- the LOC119656217 gene encoding pupal cuticle protein 20-like: MKLFLATLFIGFATAAQLQNTYLPPGSAASAGGHGNFLQGPNSGGTSGNYLAPKTTFNNAGQPNAFSHGAQSGFGSLSGGAFGAQGGHTQQSATYSGAGGFGGGRQGPSGPQIPILSYNNINNGDGSYHFDYATGNGIQQNEDGHLNNPGSEYAEQVVQGSYSYTGDDGQTYTVHYKADGNGFQASGDHLPTPPPIPEAIQRSLEYNAAHPEENNAGAYNSAAGQSGSYGGAQGSFAAGSQGGFSAGAGRPGGSFSGAGTSHGGSFGRRPQQQYLPPQQHQSGGPGGAAGYHY, translated from the exons ATGAAGCTG TTCTTGGCCACATTATTTATTGGGTTCGCCACTGCTGCGCAATTGCAAAACACCTATCTTCCACCTGGCAGCgcagcctcagcaggtggtcaTGGAAATTTCTTGCAAGGACCTAATTCCGGTGGCACCTCCGGAAACTACCTAGCTCCCAAAACTACATTCAATAATGCTGGGCAACCTAACGCTTTCAGTCATGGTGCTCAGAGTGGATTTGGTTCACTAAGTGGTGGAGCTTTTGGAGCACAAGGAGGTCATACGCAGCAAAGTGCTACCTATAGTGGAGCAGGCGGGTTTGGCGGTGGTCGTCAGGGTCCTTCTGGGCCGCAAATTCCCATCTTGAGTTATAATAATATCAACAACGGAGATGGCAGCTATCATTTTGA TTATGCAACTGGTAACGGTATTCAACAAAATGAAGATGGACATTTGAATAATCCAGGAAGTGAATACGCCGAACAAGTTGTGCAAGGATCATATTCATACACAGGTGATGACGGACAAACCTATACTGTTCATTATAAGGCCGATGGAAATGGATTCCAAGCCAGCGGAGATCATTTGCCAACCCCACCACCAATCCCTGAAGCTATTCAAAG GTCTCTTGAATATAATGCTGCCCATCCAGAAGAAAATAACGCAGGAGCCTATAACTCAGCTGCAGGTCAAAGTGGATCATACGGAGGGGCACAGGGTAGTTTTGCAGCGGGATCTCAAGGTGGATTTAGTGCCGGTGCAGGCAGGCCTGGTGGATCATTCAGTGGTGCTGGTACATCTCATGGTGGATCATTTGGTAGAAGGCCACAACAACAATACCTTCCTCCTCAACAACATCAATCCGGTGGTCCAGGCGGCGCTGCTGGATACCATTATTGA